A genomic segment from Blastopirellula marina encodes:
- a CDS encoding efflux RND transporter periplasmic adaptor subunit: protein MASFPSSLLRSLRTPALRPRHSRSARRGYFAKAAIVCLVIAGAAGVYFYSAGKKGPIAEDEMFHQVALGDFVHDVVEKGEVESARNVDVMSVVRGYQGLNNFEILWVIEEGKMVEPGDVLVRLDSSGLEEEAKLQRLDLSGSVAGLSKAMNELEAAQIAMTEYVDGLFVQEKKELEAEIKFAEETLRRAEEYYAYSSRLAAKGFVTSLQLEGDKFAVDKAKIELDNAKLKLNVLVEQTKQKKIKELESAIGVAKADLESAKERNSIEQKRLDFFLEQIKNCTITAPASGQVVYANERGNREASEFIVEPGTSVRERQTIIRLPDYSAMQVHVLINESRVAMVDPGMKATITLDAFDGLKLDGTVTKVNEYPEPISRFGAQIKRYAAVVTIDGTPRQIKPGLTANVAIHVDSKEDVLMVPVQSVLPYGDEYYCMIRKSAEEVEPRKVDLGPSNNRFVILNGGIEAGEFVSMSPRRYLDSVDMPELPPEQSKPKQRDSGDRKGPPGKGPGKPPREQSPGEASQSGEDTQLVDRVLKNFDKNNDGVLSADELAASGGEKYTSADQDGDGQVQRHELIAAANAEKTLAEDPVRIAEDQSPQAVGGAQ, encoded by the coding sequence ATGGCTAGCTTTCCATCTAGTTTGCTACGTTCGCTAAGAACCCCTGCTCTGCGACCGCGACATAGTCGATCTGCGAGGAGGGGATATTTCGCCAAGGCAGCCATCGTTTGTCTCGTCATTGCGGGAGCTGCCGGAGTCTACTTCTACTCCGCCGGAAAGAAGGGACCGATCGCCGAAGATGAAATGTTTCATCAGGTGGCGTTAGGCGACTTCGTTCACGATGTGGTCGAAAAGGGGGAAGTCGAAAGTGCCCGGAATGTCGACGTGATGTCGGTCGTGCGAGGTTACCAGGGCCTCAACAACTTCGAGATCCTGTGGGTGATCGAAGAAGGCAAGATGGTCGAACCGGGCGATGTGCTGGTTCGCCTTGATTCCTCTGGTTTGGAGGAAGAGGCTAAGCTGCAGCGACTCGACTTGAGCGGCTCGGTTGCTGGCCTTTCCAAGGCCATGAACGAACTCGAAGCAGCCCAGATTGCCATGACGGAATACGTCGATGGGTTGTTCGTCCAGGAGAAGAAGGAACTTGAAGCCGAAATCAAGTTTGCCGAAGAAACCCTCCGCCGGGCCGAGGAATATTACGCCTACAGCTCTCGTCTGGCAGCGAAGGGGTTTGTGACTTCGCTTCAGTTGGAAGGGGATAAGTTCGCCGTTGATAAGGCGAAGATCGAACTCGACAACGCAAAGCTCAAACTGAATGTTCTGGTCGAGCAAACCAAACAAAAGAAGATCAAAGAACTTGAAAGTGCCATCGGAGTTGCCAAGGCAGACTTAGAGTCGGCCAAAGAACGAAACTCTATTGAGCAGAAGCGTCTCGATTTCTTCTTGGAACAGATCAAGAACTGTACTATCACTGCTCCTGCTTCTGGGCAGGTGGTCTACGCGAATGAACGCGGTAACCGCGAAGCGTCGGAGTTTATCGTGGAACCGGGAACGTCCGTCCGCGAACGTCAGACGATTATTCGTCTGCCTGACTACAGTGCGATGCAAGTCCACGTGTTGATTAACGAGTCACGCGTCGCGATGGTCGACCCTGGCATGAAAGCGACCATCACGCTTGACGCGTTTGATGGATTGAAACTGGACGGCACCGTGACGAAGGTCAACGAGTATCCAGAACCGATCAGCCGATTTGGTGCTCAGATCAAGCGTTATGCCGCCGTGGTGACCATCGATGGAACTCCGCGTCAAATCAAACCAGGTTTGACTGCCAACGTTGCGATTCACGTCGACAGTAAAGAAGACGTATTAATGGTGCCGGTTCAGTCTGTCTTGCCCTATGGTGATGAATATTACTGCATGATTCGCAAGAGTGCTGAAGAGGTCGAGCCACGGAAAGTCGATCTCGGACCGAGCAATAATCGATTCGTTATTTTGAACGGTGGAATCGAGGCAGGGGAGTTCGTTTCGATGAGTCCTCGCCGTTACCTAGATTCGGTCGATATGCCAGAGTTGCCGCCTGAACAGTCCAAGCCGAAGCAAAGAGACAGTGGCGATCGAAAGGGACCACCAGGAAAAGGTCCTGGGAAACCTCCACGAGAGCAGAGTCCCGGGGAAGCGAGTCAATCCGGCGAAGATACTCAGTTGGTTGACCGTGTGCTGAAGAACTTCGACAAGAACAACGATGGCGTGCTCTCTGCCGATGAACTAGCTGCCAGCGGCGGAGAAAAGTACACCAGTGCCGATCAAGATGGAGACGGTCAGGTACAACGCCACGAATTGATTGCCGCTGCCAACGCCGAAAAAACTCTTGCGGAAGATCCCGTTAGAATTGCCGAAGATCAGTCGCCCCAGGCAGTGGGAGGCGCTCAGTGA
- a CDS encoding ABC transporter ATP-binding protein, producing the protein MNYATRVVDLKKIYHLKGETVHALRGINFDVPEGDYVSIMGTSGSGKSTLLNMLGCLDRPTTGQVVLGGNDTSKLTDDQLSQLRASRIGFVFQSYNLIQQLTVLENIEVPLFYRGNVSSADHKRARELARMVGLGDRLGHRPTQLSGGQQQRVAVARSLINNPDYILADEPTGNLDSKTTEEILQLFETLNDQGRTIILVTHEDDVSHHAKRSIRLMDGLIQEDHAVENRRSANAHGTMDTSALNLA; encoded by the coding sequence GTGAATTACGCCACGCGCGTAGTTGACCTCAAGAAGATCTACCACCTCAAAGGCGAAACTGTTCACGCACTGCGAGGAATCAACTTCGATGTTCCTGAGGGTGACTATGTATCCATCATGGGAACATCCGGTAGTGGTAAAAGTACCCTGCTGAATATGCTGGGGTGTCTCGATCGCCCCACGACAGGTCAAGTCGTGCTGGGTGGAAACGATACGAGTAAGCTGACCGACGATCAACTCTCGCAGTTGCGAGCGTCGCGGATTGGTTTCGTTTTTCAGTCGTACAACCTCATCCAGCAGTTGACGGTGCTCGAGAACATTGAAGTTCCGTTGTTCTACCGCGGTAACGTTTCATCGGCTGATCACAAACGTGCGCGAGAATTAGCCCGTATGGTTGGCCTGGGAGATCGCCTGGGGCATCGCCCGACTCAGCTTTCCGGCGGTCAGCAGCAGCGTGTTGCCGTGGCTCGCAGCTTGATCAACAATCCTGACTATATCCTGGCCGACGAACCGACAGGGAACCTTGATTCAAAGACGACTGAAGAGATCTTGCAATTGTTCGAGACCCTCAACGATCAAGGACGCACGATTATTCTCGTGACGCACGAAGATGACGTTTCGCATCACGCTAAGCGTTCGATTCGCTTGATGGACGGTCTGATTCAAGAAGATCACGCTGTCGAGAATCGTCGATCGGCAAATGCCCACGGCACGATGGATACTTCAGCACTGAACTTAGCGTAA
- a CDS encoding ABC transporter permease: MLGLRIWKLGIKSLLLHPMRSLLTILGIFIGVASVIWLLAISEGISAKAQQQIEKLGAENIIVRTVKPPSEAIAEQRGPLTYGLKRDDWKLLEETLHSVETATPIREIRRQFRHGPNSVNGRLVGCTPAYARLNHLEVQPRRGHFLTEVEVLDKSNVCVLAAEVADSLFGFEKPVGKTIHVDDDIYTVIGVLKPKAATAAVGGSLSGQQYDKDVYIPISTLWQRIGDHVVMIEGGTFSSEIVELNQVTLKITESEQVMNTADLVRESLQNHNTLRDISVVVPLELLEQARQTKFMFMVFMGLIAAISLLVGGIGIMNIMLATVTERTREIGIRRALGAKRGDIIRQFLVETIVLSVVGGLTGVLGGLLCIPAVELARFLANTYDPALVAQLPDSIRDVSPQIVPISIPLAFGISVLVGVIFGLYPASRAADLDPIEALRAAN, from the coding sequence ATGCTTGGGCTGCGAATCTGGAAACTTGGAATCAAAAGCTTGCTACTGCACCCGATGCGGTCGCTGCTGACGATTCTTGGTATTTTCATCGGCGTGGCGAGCGTGATCTGGCTGTTGGCTATCAGCGAAGGGATTAGTGCGAAGGCTCAGCAGCAAATCGAAAAGCTGGGGGCCGAGAACATCATCGTCCGCACGGTGAAACCACCCTCGGAAGCCATCGCCGAACAGCGTGGTCCTCTGACTTACGGTTTGAAACGAGACGACTGGAAATTGTTGGAAGAAACGCTGCACTCGGTTGAGACGGCGACGCCCATTCGTGAGATCCGACGCCAATTCCGCCATGGTCCGAACTCGGTTAATGGGCGGCTGGTTGGCTGCACGCCTGCGTATGCACGCTTGAATCACTTGGAAGTTCAACCACGCCGTGGGCACTTTCTCACGGAAGTTGAAGTTCTGGATAAGTCCAACGTTTGTGTGTTAGCGGCGGAAGTCGCTGACTCGCTGTTCGGATTTGAGAAGCCTGTGGGGAAGACAATTCATGTCGACGATGACATTTATACCGTCATCGGGGTTTTAAAGCCCAAGGCCGCGACGGCAGCCGTCGGTGGTAGTTTGTCTGGCCAACAATACGACAAGGATGTTTATATCCCGATCAGCACCCTTTGGCAGCGTATTGGCGACCATGTCGTGATGATTGAAGGGGGGACCTTCTCTAGCGAGATCGTCGAGCTAAACCAGGTTACGTTAAAGATTACGGAGTCCGAACAGGTCATGAATACGGCAGACCTGGTTCGCGAGAGCTTGCAGAATCACAACACGCTACGCGATATCTCGGTGGTCGTGCCGCTCGAACTTTTAGAACAGGCTCGGCAGACAAAGTTCATGTTTATGGTCTTCATGGGTCTGATTGCGGCGATCTCGCTGTTGGTGGGTGGTATCGGCATTATGAATATCATGCTGGCCACCGTGACCGAACGAACCCGCGAGATCGGCATTCGCCGGGCCTTGGGGGCCAAGCGGGGCGATATCATCCGTCAGTTTCTGGTAGAGACGATTGTTCTTTCTGTCGTGGGGGGCCTCACAGGCGTTTTAGGTGGGCTGCTCTGTATCCCAGCCGTCGAACTGGCTCGCTTCCTGGCGAATACTTACGATCCGGCACTGGTAGCTCAATTGCCTGATTCTATTCGGGATGTAAGCCCCCAGATCGTGCCGATTTCGATCCCTCTGGCATTCGGGATCTCGGTGCTTGTGGGGGTGATTTTCGGCCTCTACCCAGCCAGCCGGGCAGCAGATCTAGACCCGATCGAAGCACTCCGAGCCGCTAATTGA
- a CDS encoding DNA topoisomerase IV subunit A yields MAKKKAPKKAAPKTDSKAKVDLSKKDVHTLKQLVGLADSVVAAAGRVRDPKMDIPTRSLSNVRYNKSQRIIEMGKNTTGRQLFNLNQAKSYMQTMLVGSGCKKLIDEGKSTSIRGLYYLLKHTIAGTKEETFADQAESDPIIEDVEVLLNVLREELHLYAQKKGDMVGNIVLRDKGDEIDCSRMGSGGYGIPSIVEPETIEFVKCSADFVLHVEKGTVWQRFNEDKFWKTHNCILTHGGGQPSRGVRRLLSRLNTELNLPIYCVLDNDPWGYYIYSVIKQGSINLAYESKRMAVPDAKFIGLRSIDYERCNLSPSVQIALNDSDRKRAKQIASYPWFEQKKSWQKEIQKMLENGFKLEVEALISQGVSYVTEEYVPARLAERSWLD; encoded by the coding sequence ATGGCCAAGAAGAAAGCCCCCAAGAAGGCAGCACCCAAGACGGATAGCAAGGCGAAGGTTGATTTATCGAAGAAAGACGTCCATACGCTCAAACAGTTGGTTGGCCTGGCCGACAGTGTGGTCGCTGCCGCAGGTCGCGTTCGCGATCCAAAGATGGACATCCCTACGCGTAGCCTATCGAACGTTCGCTACAACAAGTCACAGCGCATCATCGAGATGGGCAAGAATACGACGGGGCGGCAACTGTTCAATTTGAACCAGGCCAAAAGCTACATGCAGACGATGCTCGTCGGTAGTGGCTGCAAGAAGCTGATCGACGAGGGGAAGTCGACCAGCATCCGAGGTCTCTACTACTTGCTGAAGCACACCATCGCAGGCACCAAGGAAGAAACGTTCGCCGATCAGGCCGAGAGCGATCCGATCATCGAAGACGTGGAAGTGCTGCTGAACGTCCTCCGCGAGGAACTGCACTTGTATGCTCAAAAGAAGGGGGACATGGTTGGCAATATTGTTCTCCGCGATAAGGGAGACGAGATCGACTGCTCGCGTATGGGGAGCGGTGGATATGGAATTCCTTCGATCGTCGAGCCGGAAACGATTGAGTTCGTGAAGTGCAGTGCAGATTTCGTCCTACATGTCGAAAAAGGTACCGTTTGGCAGCGGTTCAATGAGGACAAGTTCTGGAAGACACACAATTGCATCCTGACCCACGGTGGCGGACAACCGTCGAGGGGTGTGCGGCGACTTCTATCGCGTTTGAATACCGAACTCAATCTGCCCATTTACTGCGTGCTCGATAACGACCCGTGGGGGTATTACATTTACAGTGTGATCAAGCAAGGCTCGATCAACCTGGCCTACGAATCAAAGCGTATGGCAGTGCCTGATGCCAAGTTCATCGGGCTTCGTTCGATCGACTACGAACGCTGCAATCTTTCTCCCAGCGTTCAGATCGCCCTGAATGATTCTGATAGAAAACGCGCCAAGCAGATTGCCAGTTACCCCTGGTTCGAGCAAAAGAAGTCTTGGCAAAAAGAGATTCAAAAGATGCTCGAGA
- a CDS encoding TolC family protein: MRFNSFRNQTNLPPAPVPSCWVALALLMSALFVVGCHSPGFYRVQADDDAYHLVAEKNNDPRWHLSRTSIDPNPQSRMFDPFSPDCPPMPLDDPAANQFMHVVDNKPAYWGWEREGVTDEVANPNWMAYLPLNEEGELVLNVDRAVELARLNSPTYQRELEDLYLSALDVSFERFRFDAQFFGGYEVFYTADGPVRGGGGSSSVLDTSTRNIQMEKLFATGGQLVVGFANSMMWEFSGPNTDSVNSLIDFSLVQPLLRGGGRKVVLENLTQQERNLLAAVRDMERFNQSFYLDIVAGRGLTAGPRPGGGFPSTGPSGSFGVGGYYGLLQRQQTIRNQESNISSLRSSLAQLEALFEAGRIDSFQVELTRQSLFQTQSSLLSNKTQLANSLDQFKIDMGLPPELNIELERDRFFDQFNLIDPAFTPVTNKLNDIQITVGNSILEVLPDPEEIDPNLPLEPELVWDAEVEARLKAVQTLTQQLKVILQLVQEDFFPLVEQDVSRLEEAMPSRIEDLKEITEKLAGYSENVQDETVSGGVLSTRRLEELPPQLRTVLDDLKIRFAQHRTVLDGINAEVGQLIESGPTMQPKQLYGQAKQTVFDPVPDEITTLISDVLGLSLVQARARAETVSLVPVDISSDTALDVARAYRLDWMNAQAAYVDSWRNIQVVANDLMSDLDIVFTGELGNIGDNPVKFNSDNGRLRAGLEWDAPLTRLVERNNYREAQIQYQRTRRAYYQYRDFISQGLRDTIRTLDLNRINFELRRAAVQVAISQVERTQLRLQEPAKPNQNNQQFDSSTARDLLNALDSLLSAQNDFLSVGVNYEVLRRGLDVDMGTIQLDERGVWIDPGPIEGSYWEEKLKEMQFDHEIPELSEESDLSSGVPEEIESSGGLQLEVDGAQPIELPPPSGAALKPTKVEAVDPRLEPPK; this comes from the coding sequence ATGCGATTCAATTCTTTCCGAAATCAAACAAATCTTCCGCCAGCGCCAGTGCCATCGTGCTGGGTCGCTTTGGCTTTGCTGATGAGTGCTCTCTTTGTGGTGGGCTGTCATTCGCCTGGGTTTTATCGAGTTCAGGCCGACGACGATGCATACCACCTGGTGGCCGAGAAAAATAACGATCCGCGGTGGCACCTCAGTCGGACCTCGATTGATCCCAATCCGCAGTCTCGCATGTTCGATCCGTTCAGCCCGGATTGCCCTCCTATGCCGTTGGATGATCCGGCGGCCAATCAGTTCATGCATGTGGTCGATAACAAGCCGGCTTACTGGGGCTGGGAACGCGAAGGCGTAACCGACGAAGTCGCTAACCCCAACTGGATGGCCTATCTTCCGTTGAATGAAGAGGGAGAGCTGGTTCTGAACGTCGATCGGGCCGTGGAACTGGCACGATTGAATTCCCCTACGTATCAACGAGAACTGGAAGATTTGTACTTGTCCGCACTCGATGTCAGCTTCGAGCGATTCCGGTTTGATGCCCAGTTCTTTGGGGGCTACGAAGTCTTCTATACCGCGGATGGACCAGTTCGGGGTGGTGGCGGTTCGTCGAGTGTTCTGGACACAAGTACCCGTAACATTCAGATGGAAAAGTTGTTTGCGACCGGTGGCCAGTTGGTAGTTGGTTTCGCGAACAGCATGATGTGGGAGTTCTCTGGTCCGAATACCGACTCGGTCAATAGCCTGATCGACTTCTCGCTGGTGCAGCCGCTACTGCGGGGTGGTGGTCGCAAGGTCGTGCTCGAAAACCTTACCCAGCAGGAACGTAACCTGCTTGCGGCCGTTCGTGACATGGAACGATTTAACCAGTCTTTTTATCTCGATATTGTCGCCGGCCGTGGGTTGACTGCGGGACCGCGCCCAGGTGGTGGCTTCCCTTCCACTGGACCAAGCGGGTCCTTTGGTGTCGGCGGATATTACGGTTTGCTGCAACGGCAACAGACGATCCGCAACCAGGAAAGCAATATCTCATCGCTACGAAGCAGCCTGGCTCAGCTCGAAGCGTTGTTCGAGGCTGGCCGTATCGACTCGTTCCAGGTGGAGCTCACCCGACAGTCGCTGTTCCAGACGCAAAGCTCGTTGCTGTCGAACAAGACACAACTGGCCAATTCGTTGGATCAGTTCAAAATCGATATGGGGCTTCCACCAGAACTCAATATCGAACTGGAGCGAGATCGTTTCTTTGATCAGTTCAACTTGATTGATCCAGCATTCACTCCGGTGACCAATAAGCTGAATGACATTCAGATCACCGTGGGCAATTCCATTTTGGAAGTCTTGCCGGACCCGGAAGAGATCGATCCGAACCTGCCACTCGAGCCAGAACTGGTATGGGATGCCGAAGTCGAGGCACGACTCAAGGCCGTACAAACTTTGACCCAGCAATTGAAGGTGATCTTGCAGTTGGTTCAGGAGGACTTCTTCCCACTGGTCGAACAAGACGTTTCGCGTTTGGAAGAGGCTATGCCGAGCCGTATCGAAGATCTGAAAGAGATTACCGAAAAGCTGGCTGGATATAGCGAGAACGTCCAGGACGAAACGGTATCGGGTGGCGTGCTCAGTACGCGCCGGCTTGAAGAACTGCCTCCCCAACTTCGTACAGTGCTAGACGACTTGAAGATCCGGTTTGCCCAGCACAGGACAGTTCTGGATGGAATAAATGCGGAAGTGGGGCAGCTGATTGAAAGCGGTCCCACTATGCAGCCTAAGCAGTTATACGGCCAGGCAAAACAAACCGTATTTGATCCGGTGCCGGATGAAATTACGACACTCATCTCTGATGTATTGGGGTTATCGCTAGTTCAAGCTCGCGCACGAGCGGAAACTGTCTCGCTTGTTCCAGTCGATATTTCGTCAGATACGGCACTCGATGTGGCACGGGCATACCGCTTGGACTGGATGAATGCCCAGGCCGCCTACGTTGACTCATGGCGAAATATTCAGGTCGTTGCAAACGATTTGATGAGCGACCTGGACATCGTATTCACCGGCGAACTGGGCAACATCGGAGACAACCCGGTTAAGTTCAATAGCGACAATGGCCGGCTCCGAGCAGGACTTGAATGGGATGCACCACTGACGCGATTGGTGGAGCGGAACAACTATCGGGAAGCTCAAATCCAGTATCAACGAACTCGCCGTGCCTATTACCAATACCGCGACTTTATCAGCCAGGGGCTTCGCGATACGATTCGAACGCTCGACTTGAATCGGATCAACTTCGAGCTGCGACGAGCTGCCGTTCAGGTCGCCATCTCTCAGGTCGAACGGACGCAGTTGCGACTGCAAGAACCAGCCAAGCCTAACCAGAACAATCAGCAATTCGACTCGAGTACGGCTCGTGACTTGTTGAATGCGTTGGACAGTCTTCTCTCAGCACAGAACGATTTTCTTTCTGTGGGTGTGAACTACGAAGTTCTCCGCCGTGGACTGGATGTCGATATGGGAACGATTCAGCTCGACGAACGGGGTGTCTGGATCGATCCAGGTCCGATCGAAGGATCGTACTGGGAAGAGAAATTGAAAGAGATGCAGTTTGATCACGAGATCCCAGAACTGTCGGAAGAGTCCGATCTCTCGTCGGGCGTCCCGGAAGAGATCGAATCGTCTGGGGGCCTGCAACTGGAAGTCGATGGGGCCCAACCGATTGAACTTCCACCGCCGAGTGGAGCGGCACTCAAGCCAACAAAAGTGGAAGCCGTCGATCCTCGACTCGAGCCCCCCAAATAG